The following are from one region of the Desulfobacterales bacterium genome:
- a CDS encoding histidinol-phosphate transaminase, with the protein MFSERLKQLIPYTAGEQPRDMKYLKLNTNENPYPPSLKIEEFLKSCDIERLRLYPDPLANGLRCALAKRYKVEEENIFVGNGSDEVLSFVFYAFFDDKNGPLLFPQFTYSFYPVYCGFYMIQYEKIPLAQDFSININDYLNKPSCGIILANPNAPTGCYINLEQIKQLIENYQKDRVIVIDEAYIDFGGESAIKLINDYNNLLIIRTFSKGMSLAGIRLGFAIGNKELIDALFTVKDSFNSYPVDMLTQKIGEIAICDEEYYKIINTKIIETRQYFSGELIKAGWEVLPSKANFIFVRKKGLSGKNIYLKLKERGILVRYFDIEGIKDFVRITIGRQEDMEYLLKEMNNSFL; encoded by the coding sequence ATGTTTTCAGAAAGATTAAAACAACTTATACCATATACGGCTGGAGAACAGCCCAGAGATATGAAATATCTTAAATTAAACACAAACGAAAATCCATATCCTCCTTCATTGAAAATTGAAGAATTTCTTAAATCATGTGATATAGAAAGGCTTAGGCTTTATCCGGACCCGTTAGCAAATGGACTTAGATGCGCGTTAGCAAAACGATATAAAGTAGAAGAGGAAAATATTTTTGTTGGAAATGGCTCTGATGAAGTTCTTTCTTTTGTTTTTTATGCGTTTTTTGACGATAAAAATGGACCTTTGCTTTTTCCTCAATTTACTTATAGCTTTTATCCAGTGTATTGCGGATTTTACATGATTCAATATGAAAAGATTCCTTTAGCGCAAGATTTCTCAATTAATATTAATGATTATTTAAATAAACCATCCTGCGGTATAATTTTAGCCAATCCAAATGCTCCAACAGGATGCTATATTAATCTTGAACAAATAAAACAACTTATTGAAAATTATCAAAAAGATAGAGTAATAGTTATTGATGAGGCTTATATTGACTTTGGAGGCGAAAGCGCTATAAAGCTTATAAATGATTATAATAATTTATTAATTATCAGAACATTTTCTAAGGGGATGTCCCTTGCCGGAATTAGGCTCGGGTTTGCTATTGGAAATAAGGAATTAATAGATGCTCTTTTTACAGTAAAAGATTCTTTTAACTCTTATCCCGTAGATATGCTTACTCAAAAAATAGGCGAAATCGCTATATGCGATGAAGAATATTATAAAATAATAAATACAAAAATAATAGAGACTAGGCAGTATTTTTCAGGTGAATTAATAAAAGCAGGCTGGGAAGTACTTCCTTCAAAGGCAAATTTTATTTTTGTTAGAAAAAAAGGTTTAAGCGGTAAAAATATTTATCTTAAACTAAAAGAAAGGGGGATACTTGTAAGATATTTCGATATTGAAGGCATAAAAGATTTCGTTAGAATCACAATAGGCAGGCAGGAAGATATGGAATATCTTCTTAAAGAAATGAATAATTCCTTTTTGTAA
- a CDS encoding HAD-IIIA family hydrolase, with translation MENNKILVFDFDGTIADTIDFYSDVINKLAYEFNFKKIKPDEIQILKNKTSLQLIKYLNVPIVKLPIIMTKAHQYLNENIDEIKPVKGVAEVLKMLHESGVRIGILTSNSFENVKAFLKQHNIDFFDFISSSSKILGKRKKLNSLVKKLNVSKESIIYIGDETRDIEAAKKAGIKNVAVTWGYNSKKLLLEYEPDFLIENPLDILKL, from the coding sequence ATGGAAAATAATAAGATACTTGTGTTTGATTTTGACGGAACAATAGCAGATACGATAGATTTTTATTCCGACGTAATAAATAAATTAGCGTATGAATTTAATTTTAAAAAAATTAAACCAGATGAAATCCAAATTCTTAAGAATAAAACATCGCTGCAGCTAATAAAGTATTTAAACGTTCCGATTGTAAAGCTTCCGATTATCATGACAAAAGCTCATCAATATCTTAACGAAAATATTGATGAGATTAAACCTGTAAAAGGAGTGGCTGAAGTCCTTAAAATGCTTCATGAATCAGGCGTAAGAATTGGTATTCTTACATCAAATTCTTTTGAAAATGTAAAGGCATTTTTAAAGCAGCATAACATTGATTTCTTTGATTTTATAAGTTCATCTTCAAAAATTTTAGGTAAGAGAAAAAAACTAAATTCATTAGTAAAAAAATTAAATGTGTCCAAAGAAAGTATAATTTATATTGGAGATGAAACAAGGGATATTGAAGCTGCAAAAAAAGCTGGCATTAAAAATGTGGCGGTAACATGGGGGTATAATTCAAAAAAGCTTCTTTTAGAATATGAACCTGACTTTTTAATTGAAAACCCTTTAGATATTCTTAAACTTTAA
- a CDS encoding SPFH domain-containing protein has translation MSEGKKFDNLIILEKLKKIPKMPKLNFRFHGRVGSVITGLIILIALYNFFFIYIKPNEFGIKIVRIGINRGVQEKVYLTGLHFLIPFGVQEMHRLPKDMQVLELTNFPDLSEEYARVERAAHIQTSDGFFVNVDISIIYNISDPYKVFTTIGPGTLFQDNGIIPKAEPVLKATLGELTTEEFYNSLLRVERAEAAKEMLNKELSQKGISISHVLVRYFKYSEEIQKNIEEKKLKDQLVFKNQAEARAATEGAKLKKIEQEGKALYEIELEKGKAYITTKRAEKDLYVRKKTAEGNLLVKLADAEKVRLKNEALKGVGAERMVGLKMADVYKGLSVIVLPSDGPSGVNPLDVNNAMKLFDVRK, from the coding sequence ATGAGCGAAGGAAAGAAATTTGATAATCTAATAATTTTAGAAAAACTAAAAAAAATTCCTAAAATGCCAAAATTAAATTTTAGGTTTCATGGAAGAGTTGGTTCCGTTATTACAGGTTTAATTATTTTAATAGCCTTATATAATTTCTTTTTTATATACATCAAACCTAATGAATTCGGCATAAAAATTGTAAGAATCGGTATTAACCGAGGAGTTCAAGAAAAAGTTTATTTAACTGGGCTTCATTTTCTTATTCCTTTTGGAGTTCAAGAGATGCACCGACTACCAAAAGATATGCAGGTGCTTGAGTTAACAAATTTTCCAGATTTGAGTGAAGAATACGCAAGGGTAGAAAGAGCCGCTCATATCCAGACATCTGACGGTTTTTTTGTTAATGTAGATATTTCAATTATTTATAATATTAGCGATCCGTATAAAGTATTTACAACTATTGGGCCAGGTACGCTTTTTCAAGATAATGGCATTATTCCGAAAGCAGAACCTGTATTGAAAGCTACTCTCGGAGAATTAACAACTGAAGAATTTTATAACAGCCTTTTGAGGGTTGAGAGAGCTGAAGCAGCAAAAGAAATGCTCAATAAAGAGCTAAGTCAGAAAGGTATATCTATATCCCATGTTCTTGTCCGATATTTTAAATATAGTGAAGAGATTCAAAAAAATATAGAAGAAAAAAAGCTTAAAGATCAGCTCGTTTTTAAAAATCAAGCAGAAGCGAGAGCAGCCACCGAAGGAGCAAAGCTAAAAAAAATAGAACAAGAAGGCAAAGCCCTTTATGAAATAGAACTTGAAAAAGGAAAAGCTTATATAACCACAAAAAGAGCAGAAAAGGACCTTTATGTAAGAAAAAAAACTGCTGAGGGAAATCTTCTTGTAAAACTCGCTGATGCAGAAAAAGTAAGGCTTAAAAATGAAGCATTGAAGGGTGTTGGAGCTGAAAGAATGGTGGGGCTTAAAATGGCAGATGTTTATAAAGGATTAAGCGTAATTGTTCTTCCGAGTGACGGTCCGTCTGGAGTAAATCCCCTTGATGTAAACAATGCAATGAAACTTTTCGATGTTCGGAAATAA